The following proteins are encoded in a genomic region of Streptomyces lunaelactis:
- the proS gene encoding proline--tRNA ligase: MAKAPVLTPQAEDFPRWYQDLINKAELADNGPVRGTMVIRPYGYGLWERMQQEMDARIKDAGAQNAYFPLFIPQSYLTREAEHVEGFAPELAVVTHGGGKELDEPVVVRPTSETIINDYFSKWIQSYRDLPLLINQWANVVRWEMRPRVFLRTTEFLWQEGHTAHATYEDARDYAAYIHKEVYADFMINVLGIDVVLGRKTPRERFAGAINTLTLEGMMGDGKALQMGTSHELGTNFSKAFNTTYLSKDGKQELAWQTSWGSSTRMVGGLIMSHGDDNGLRVPPRLAAVQVVVMAIKGDEAVAKVREIGDQLKAAGLRVQVDDRTDTPFGRRAVDWELKGVPVRIEVGPRDLEAGTAMLARRIPGGKEPVRIEALAELLPKVLEEDQAQLLKESRDRRESRTSEVATIEEAAEAAAAGGWARIPWATLGQEGEARLAEQSVSVRCLVAEDGSVPDADDAPGTVAIVARAY, from the coding sequence ATGGCAAAGGCACCCGTTCTCACGCCCCAGGCGGAAGATTTCCCGCGCTGGTACCAGGACCTGATCAACAAGGCCGAACTGGCGGACAACGGTCCGGTGCGCGGCACCATGGTCATCCGACCGTACGGATACGGCCTGTGGGAGCGGATGCAGCAGGAGATGGACGCCCGCATCAAGGACGCGGGTGCCCAGAACGCCTACTTTCCGCTCTTCATCCCCCAGTCTTACCTGACACGGGAAGCTGAGCACGTCGAGGGCTTCGCGCCCGAGCTCGCGGTCGTCACTCACGGTGGCGGCAAGGAGCTCGACGAGCCCGTCGTCGTACGCCCCACCTCCGAGACAATCATCAATGACTACTTCTCGAAGTGGATCCAGAGCTACCGCGATCTGCCGCTCCTGATCAACCAGTGGGCGAACGTGGTCCGTTGGGAGATGCGCCCGCGCGTCTTCCTCCGTACGACTGAATTCCTCTGGCAGGAGGGCCACACCGCCCACGCCACCTACGAGGACGCCCGCGACTACGCCGCCTACATCCACAAAGAGGTGTACGCGGACTTCATGATCAACGTGCTCGGCATCGATGTGGTGCTCGGCCGCAAGACCCCCAGGGAGCGGTTCGCGGGCGCCATCAACACCCTCACGCTCGAAGGCATGATGGGCGACGGCAAGGCCCTCCAGATGGGTACGAGCCACGAGCTCGGCACCAACTTCTCCAAGGCCTTCAACACCACGTATCTGTCGAAGGACGGCAAGCAGGAGCTGGCCTGGCAGACCTCCTGGGGCTCCTCCACCCGGATGGTCGGCGGCCTGATCATGTCGCACGGCGACGACAACGGACTGCGCGTCCCGCCCCGCCTCGCGGCCGTCCAGGTCGTGGTCATGGCGATCAAGGGCGACGAAGCGGTCGCCAAGGTCCGTGAGATCGGCGACCAGTTGAAGGCCGCGGGCCTGCGCGTCCAGGTCGACGACCGCACCGACACCCCGTTCGGCCGCCGCGCGGTCGACTGGGAGCTCAAGGGCGTACCGGTACGGATCGAGGTCGGCCCGCGCGACCTGGAGGCGGGCACCGCGATGCTGGCCCGCCGCATCCCCGGCGGCAAGGAGCCGGTGCGGATCGAGGCGCTGGCCGAGCTGCTGCCCAAGGTCCTCGAGGAGGACCAGGCGCAGCTGCTGAAGGAGTCGCGCGACCGCCGCGAGTCGCGGACCAGCGAGGTCGCGACGATCGAGGAGGCCGCCGAGGCAGCGGCAGCCGGCGGCTGGGCCCGTATTCCGTGGGCGACGCTGGGCCAGGAGGGCGAGGCCAGGCTCGCCGAGCAGTCCGTGTCCGTACGGTGTCTGGTCGCCGAGGACGGGTCGGTGCCGGACGCCGACGACGCCCCGGGTACTGTCGCGATCGTGGCCCGCGCCTACTGA
- the rpsP gene encoding 30S ribosomal protein S16: protein MAVKIKLKRLGKIRSPHYRIVVADSRTRRDGRAIEEIGLYHPVQNPSRIEVNSERALYWLSVGAQPTEPVMAILKLTGDWQKHKGLPAPAPLLVAEPKADKRAAFDAFAKAIEEGEPKGEAITPKAKKADKKADEAAEAPSTESTEA, encoded by the coding sequence GTGGCAGTCAAGATCAAGCTGAAGCGTCTGGGCAAGATCCGTTCGCCTCACTACCGCATCGTCGTCGCCGACTCCCGTACCCGCCGTGATGGCCGGGCCATCGAGGAGATCGGCCTGTACCACCCGGTGCAGAACCCCTCGCGCATCGAGGTCAACTCCGAGCGTGCGCTGTACTGGCTGTCCGTCGGCGCCCAGCCGACCGAGCCCGTCATGGCGATTCTGAAGCTCACCGGTGACTGGCAGAAGCACAAGGGCCTGCCGGCCCCGGCGCCGCTGCTCGTCGCCGAGCCGAAGGCCGACAAGCGCGCCGCGTTCGACGCCTTCGCGAAGGCGATCGAGGAGGGCGAGCCGAAGGGTGAGGCCATCACCCCGAAGGCGAAGAAGGCCGACAAGAAGGCGGACGAGGCTGCTGAGGCCCCGTCCACCGAGTCGACCGAGGCCTGA
- a CDS encoding RNA-binding protein — MLEEALEHLVKGIVDNPDDVQVASRTLRRGRVLEVRVHPDDLGKVIGRNGRTARALRTVVGAIGGRGIRVDLVDVDQVH; from the coding sequence ATGCTCGAGGAGGCTCTCGAGCACCTCGTGAAGGGCATCGTCGACAACCCGGACGATGTGCAAGTGGCCTCGCGCACTCTGCGCCGCGGTCGCGTGCTCGAGGTCCGGGTACACCCCGACGATCTCGGTAAGGTGATCGGCCGCAATGGCCGCACCGCACGCGCCCTGCGCACCGTCGTGGGCGCCATCGGTGGCCGTGGTATCCGCGTCGACCTCGTCGACGTGGACCAGGTTCACTGA
- the rimM gene encoding ribosome maturation factor RimM (Essential for efficient processing of 16S rRNA), giving the protein MQLVVARIGRAHGIKGEVTVEVRTDEPELRLGPGAVLATDPASAGPLTIEIGRVHSGRLLLRFEGVRDRTAAEALRNTLLIAEVDPAEHPEDPDEFYDHQLMDLDVVLADGTEIGRITDISHLPSQDLFIVERPDGREVMIPFVEEIVTEIDLEKQRAVIAPPPGLIDESEAARDEVADGHSASGRDEN; this is encoded by the coding sequence GTGCAGTTGGTAGTCGCGCGGATCGGCCGCGCCCACGGGATCAAGGGCGAGGTCACCGTCGAGGTGCGTACGGACGAGCCGGAGCTGCGGCTCGGGCCCGGCGCCGTACTGGCGACCGACCCGGCTTCCGCCGGACCACTGACCATCGAGATCGGCCGGGTGCACAGCGGCCGGCTGCTGCTGCGTTTCGAGGGCGTACGGGACCGTACGGCCGCCGAAGCCCTGCGCAACACCCTGCTGATCGCAGAGGTGGACCCGGCGGAGCACCCGGAGGATCCGGACGAGTTCTACGACCACCAGCTGATGGACCTCGATGTGGTCCTCGCCGACGGTACGGAGATCGGCCGGATCACCGATATCAGCCATCTGCCCTCGCAGGACCTGTTCATCGTGGAGCGGCCCGACGGCCGCGAGGTGATGATCCCCTTCGTCGAGGAGATCGTGACCGAGATCGATCTGGAGAAGCAGCGCGCCGTCATCGCCCCGCCGCCCGGGCTGATCGACGAGAGCGAGGCTGCCCGCGACGAAGTCGCTGATGGACACAGTGCCTCCGGCCGGGACGAGAACTGA
- the trmD gene encoding tRNA (guanosine(37)-N1)-methyltransferase TrmD — protein sequence MRLDVVTIFPEYLEPLNVSLVGKARARGQLDVRVHDLRRWTYDRHNTVDDTPYGGGPGMVMKTEPWGDALDDALASGYEEGAHGPVLVVPTPSGRPFNQELAVELSERPWLIFTPARYEGIDRRVIDEYATRMPVHEVSIGDYVLAGGEAAVLVITEAVARLLPGVLGNAESHRDDSFAPGAMADLLEGPVYTKPPEWRGRGIPDVLISGHHGKIARWRRDEALRRTALNRPDLIERCEASAFDKKDREILSILGWSPEPGGRFWRRPEAVEE from the coding sequence ATGCGGCTCGACGTCGTCACGATCTTCCCCGAGTACCTGGAACCGCTGAATGTCTCGCTCGTCGGCAAGGCACGCGCGCGTGGGCAGCTGGATGTCCGGGTGCACGATCTGCGCCGGTGGACGTACGACCGGCACAACACCGTCGATGACACCCCGTACGGCGGTGGCCCCGGCATGGTCATGAAGACCGAGCCCTGGGGCGACGCCCTGGACGACGCGCTGGCGAGCGGCTACGAGGAGGGCGCGCACGGCCCGGTACTGGTCGTCCCCACCCCCAGCGGCCGCCCGTTCAACCAGGAGCTCGCCGTCGAGCTCTCCGAGCGGCCGTGGCTGATTTTCACGCCCGCCCGCTACGAAGGCATCGACCGCCGGGTCATCGACGAGTACGCGACACGGATGCCGGTCCACGAGGTCTCCATCGGGGACTACGTGCTGGCCGGCGGCGAGGCTGCCGTACTGGTGATCACCGAGGCCGTGGCCCGGCTGTTGCCCGGCGTCCTCGGCAACGCCGAATCGCACCGGGACGACTCCTTCGCACCCGGCGCGATGGCCGATCTGCTGGAGGGACCCGTCTACACCAAGCCCCCCGAGTGGCGCGGGCGCGGCATTCCGGATGTGCTCATCAGCGGGCACCACGGCAAGATCGCGCGCTGGCGGCGGGACGAGGCGCTGCGTCGTACGGCCCTCAACAGGCCCGATTTGATCGAGCGTTGCGAGGCGTCCGCCTTCGACAAGAAGGACCGGGAGATCCTCTCGATCCTGGGCTGGTCACCGGAGCCCGGCGGCCGATTTTGGCGCAGGCCCGAGGCCGTGGAAGAATAG
- the rplS gene encoding 50S ribosomal protein L19 codes for MAHLLDNVNAASLRSDVPAFRPGDTVNVHVRVIEGNRSRIQQFKGVVIRRQGAGVSETFTVRKVSFSVGVERTFPVHSPIFEKIELITRGDVRRAKLYFLRELRGKRAKIKEKRDN; via the coding sequence ATGGCTCACCTGCTCGACAACGTCAACGCGGCTTCGCTGCGCAGCGACGTCCCCGCCTTCCGCCCCGGCGACACCGTGAACGTCCACGTTCGCGTCATCGAGGGCAACCGCTCGCGTATCCAGCAGTTCAAGGGCGTTGTCATCCGCCGCCAGGGCGCGGGCGTCAGCGAGACCTTCACGGTCCGCAAGGTCTCCTTCTCCGTCGGCGTCGAGCGCACCTTCCCGGTGCACAGCCCGATCTTCGAGAAGATCGAGCTCATCACCCGCGGTGACGTCCGTCGCGCCAAGCTGTACTTCCTTCGCGAGCTGCGCGGCAAGCGCGCGAAGATCAAGGAGAAGCGCGACAACTGA
- the lepB gene encoding signal peptidase I — protein sequence MDTEAKHTERDRSSAPETGEEGEGSRFARSSRPSRGLSWRTAGLLGVICTVVVLLFSHFVLQPFQIPSSSMEPTLQVGDRVLVNKLAYRFSSVPERGDVVVFDGTGSFVQEGVRENPVSALTRGALAALGLAEPAETDFVKRVVGVGGDHVVCCDRGGRVEVNGVPVDERYLHPDDVPSEVPFDIVVPQGTLWVMGDHRSNSRDSRDHLGEPGGGMVPVDKVIGRADWIGWPIGRWTSLERPGTFSGVPDPGRMPGGAHG from the coding sequence ATGGACACCGAAGCGAAGCACACGGAGCGCGACCGCTCTTCCGCCCCCGAGACCGGGGAAGAGGGAGAGGGGTCGCGCTTCGCGCGTTCGTCACGCCCCTCACGAGGGCTGTCCTGGCGTACGGCGGGGCTGCTCGGCGTCATCTGCACGGTCGTCGTGCTCCTGTTCAGCCACTTCGTTCTGCAGCCCTTCCAGATCCCCAGCAGCTCCATGGAGCCCACCCTGCAGGTCGGTGACCGGGTGCTGGTGAACAAGCTGGCGTACCGTTTCAGCTCGGTGCCCGAGCGCGGGGACGTGGTCGTCTTCGACGGCACGGGATCCTTCGTGCAGGAGGGCGTGCGGGAGAACCCGGTCAGCGCGCTGACGCGCGGGGCGCTCGCCGCCCTGGGGCTGGCCGAGCCCGCCGAGACCGACTTTGTCAAGCGCGTGGTGGGGGTTGGCGGAGACCATGTGGTCTGCTGCGACAGAGGGGGCAGGGTCGAGGTGAACGGCGTACCGGTCGACGAGAGATATCTGCACCCCGACGACGTCCCCTCCGAGGTTCCCTTCGACATCGTCGTCCCGCAGGGCACCCTGTGGGTCATGGGGGACCACCGGAGCAACTCCCGTGACTCCCGTGACCATCTCGGGGAGCCCGGCGGCGGCATGGTGCCCGTCGACAAGGTGATCGGGCGGGCGGACTGGATCGGCTGGCCCATCGGCCGCTGGACCTCGCTGGAGCGGCCCGGCACCTTCTCCGGCGTACCGGACCCGGGACGAATGCCGGGCGGCGCCCATGGGTAA
- the lepB gene encoding signal peptidase I: MTDESAGVPGPAGTPGSDGSDGSWGAEGGSSEGSGTGQKKQRSFWKELPLLIGIALLLALLIKTFLVQAFSIPSDSMQNTLQRGDRVLVDKLTPWFGSEPERGEVVVFHDPGGWLDGEPTPDPNAVQKFLSFIGLMPSAEEKDLIKRTIAIAGDTVECKKGGPVKVNGKALVEPYIYPGDTPCDDQPFGPFKVPKDRIWVMGDHRQNSQDSRYHMEDVNGGFVPVDKVVGRAVVVAWPINRWATLPVPDTFDQAGINAAAAALPAAPAAMGLAGALPIVLWRRRRLTGGRTAG; this comes from the coding sequence TTGACGGACGAATCGGCCGGTGTGCCCGGGCCGGCGGGGACGCCGGGCAGTGATGGCTCCGATGGTTCCTGGGGAGCTGAGGGCGGGTCCTCCGAGGGCAGTGGTACGGGACAGAAGAAGCAGCGATCCTTCTGGAAGGAACTGCCGCTCCTGATCGGTATCGCGCTGCTTCTCGCGCTCCTGATCAAGACCTTCCTGGTGCAGGCGTTCTCGATCCCCTCGGACTCGATGCAGAACACCCTGCAGCGGGGCGACCGGGTGCTGGTCGACAAGCTCACCCCGTGGTTCGGCTCGGAGCCCGAGCGGGGCGAGGTCGTGGTCTTCCACGACCCGGGCGGCTGGCTGGACGGTGAGCCCACCCCCGACCCGAACGCCGTGCAGAAGTTCCTCAGCTTCATCGGCCTGATGCCGTCCGCCGAGGAGAAGGACCTGATCAAGCGCACGATCGCGATCGCCGGCGACACGGTGGAGTGCAAGAAGGGCGGCCCGGTCAAGGTCAACGGCAAGGCGCTCGTCGAGCCGTACATCTACCCCGGTGACACCCCCTGCGACGACCAGCCCTTCGGTCCGTTCAAGGTGCCCAAGGACCGGATCTGGGTGATGGGCGACCACCGTCAGAACTCCCAGGACTCCCGCTACCACATGGAAGATGTGAACGGCGGCTTCGTCCCGGTCGACAAGGTTGTCGGACGCGCTGTCGTGGTCGCCTGGCCGATCAACCGCTGGGCCACCCTGCCGGTGCCCGACACCTTCGACCAGGCCGGGATCAACGCCGCTGCCGCCGCCCTCCCGGCCGCGCCCGCGGCGATGGGCCTCGCGGGTGCCCTGCCGATCGTGCTCTGGCGCAGGAGGAGGCTGACCGGCGGGCGTACCGCCGGGTAG
- the lepB gene encoding signal peptidase I, whose protein sequence is MSGTGRTEDGHGRLGNALSGLAVAVGCVLFLGGFIWGAVVYQPYTVPTDSMSPSIAAGDRVLAQRIDGEKVRRGDIVVFRDKQWGDMPMVKRVVGVGGDAIACCGDGGKLTVNGKAIEEPYLRTEGPASNTFTATVPTGQLFLLGDERMGSLDSRSHLQDPGHGSVPRSAVTARLDAVAWPLDGGLLDRPQGFEALPGGVSQLGPVKLVVGSIVIGAVLILGGAAYGPIARRLSRPRRGASGSGGGSRGKATAGVG, encoded by the coding sequence ATGAGCGGAACAGGACGTACGGAAGACGGCCACGGCCGGCTCGGCAATGCACTGTCGGGTCTGGCCGTGGCCGTCGGCTGTGTGCTCTTCCTCGGAGGCTTCATCTGGGGAGCCGTGGTGTACCAGCCGTACACCGTGCCGACCGACTCGATGTCACCGTCCATCGCGGCGGGGGACCGGGTGCTGGCGCAGCGGATCGACGGCGAAAAGGTACGGCGCGGGGACATCGTGGTCTTCCGTGACAAGCAGTGGGGCGATATGCCGATGGTGAAGCGCGTCGTCGGCGTGGGCGGCGACGCGATCGCCTGCTGCGGCGACGGCGGCAAGCTCACCGTCAACGGCAAGGCCATCGAGGAACCGTATCTGCGTACCGAGGGGCCCGCGTCGAACACCTTCACGGCGACGGTGCCCACGGGGCAGCTGTTCCTCCTGGGTGACGAGCGCATGGGCTCGCTGGACTCCCGCAGCCACCTCCAGGACCCGGGGCACGGGTCGGTGCCGCGATCGGCGGTGACGGCCCGGCTGGACGCCGTGGCCTGGCCGCTGGACGGCGGTCTGCTGGACCGGCCGCAGGGATTCGAGGCGCTGCCGGGCGGGGTGTCACAGCTGGGGCCGGTGAAGCTGGTGGTCGGTTCGATCGTGATCGGGGCTGTGCTGATCCTGGGCGGAGCCGCGTACGGTCCGATCGCGCGGCGACTTTCCAGGCCGCGTCGCGGGGCCTCGGGCAGCGGAGGCGGCAGCCGCGGGAAGGCGACCGCGGGTGTCGGCTGA
- a CDS encoding NUDIX hydrolase: MAAESVAAGERALGELRKVARVVLLDPQDRILLMHGYEPEDPADRWWFTPGGGLEGDETREEAALRELAEETGITEVELGPVLWRRTCSFPFDGRRWDQDEWYFLARTSQTATAPCGLTELEQRSVAGLRWWTSAELSAARETVYPTRLAALLRTLLDEGPPGAPVVLAPEIV, from the coding sequence GTGGCGGCCGAGTCGGTGGCGGCTGGGGAGCGGGCGCTCGGCGAGCTGCGGAAGGTCGCCCGGGTCGTCCTGCTCGACCCGCAGGACCGCATTCTGCTGATGCACGGGTACGAGCCCGAGGACCCGGCCGACCGCTGGTGGTTCACGCCGGGCGGCGGCCTGGAGGGCGACGAGACCCGGGAAGAGGCCGCGCTGCGCGAGCTGGCCGAGGAGACCGGGATCACAGAGGTGGAGCTGGGGCCGGTGCTGTGGCGGCGGACGTGTTCGTTCCCGTTCGACGGCCGCCGCTGGGACCAGGACGAGTGGTACTTCCTGGCACGTACCTCGCAGACGGCGACCGCCCCGTGCGGGCTGACGGAGCTTGAGCAGCGCAGCGTCGCGGGGCTGAGGTGGTGGACGTCCGCCGAACTGTCGGCGGCGCGTGAGACGGTGTATCCGACCAGGCTCGCCGCGCTGCTGCGTACGCTGCTCGACGAGGGTCCTCCGGGCGCGCCGGTGGTCCTGGCCCCCGAAATCGTCTAG
- a CDS encoding DUF2469 domain-containing protein, translating into MSAEDLEKYETEMELKLYREYRDVVGLFKYVIETERRFYLTNDYEMQVHSVQGEVFFEVSMADAWVWDMYRPARFVKQVRVLTFKDVNIEELNKSDLELPGG; encoded by the coding sequence ATGAGCGCCGAGGACCTCGAGAAGTACGAGACCGAGATGGAGCTGAAGCTCTACCGGGAGTACCGAGATGTCGTCGGGCTGTTCAAATATGTGATCGAGACCGAGCGCCGTTTCTACCTCACCAATGACTACGAGATGCAGGTGCACTCGGTACAGGGCGAGGTCTTCTTCGAAGTCTCGATGGCGGACGCCTGGGTCTGGGACATGTACCGACCGGCCAGATTCGTCAAGCAGGTGCGGGTGCTCACGTTCAAGGACGTGAATATCGAGGAGCTCAACAAGAGCGATCTCGAGCTTCCGGGTGGCTGA
- a CDS encoding YraN family protein: protein MNATGALGRYGEDLAARLLAEAGMTLLARNWRCGRAGEIDIVARDGDVVVVCEVKTRRAGLFEHPMAAVTPTKADRLRRLAECWLDRHGGSPPGGVRIDLVGVVLPRRGAPLVEHARGVA from the coding sequence ATGAACGCAACGGGGGCACTGGGGCGGTACGGCGAGGATCTGGCGGCACGGCTGCTGGCCGAGGCCGGTATGACGCTGCTGGCGCGGAACTGGCGCTGCGGGCGGGCCGGTGAGATCGACATCGTGGCCCGGGACGGCGACGTGGTGGTCGTCTGCGAGGTCAAGACCCGCAGGGCGGGCCTGTTCGAGCATCCGATGGCCGCGGTCACGCCCACGAAGGCGGACCGGCTGAGACGGCTCGCCGAGTGCTGGCTCGACCGGCACGGCGGTTCGCCGCCGGGCGGGGTGCGCATCGACCTCGTGGGGGTGGTGCTGCCCAGGCGGGGCGCACCGCTCGTCGAGCATGCGCGGGGGGTGGCCTGA
- a CDS encoding YifB family Mg chelatase-like AAA ATPase: MGFARACSVALVGVEGVVVEVQADLEPGVAAFTLVGLPDKSLVESRDRVRAAVVNSGAEWPQKKLTVGLSPASVPKGGSGFDLAVAMAVLGAAERIDPKAIADLVLIGELGLDGRVRPVRGVLPAVLAAAEAGYRQVVVPEQTAGEASLVPGVSVLGVRSLRQLIAVLTDEPVPEEEAVPEGSPDPMLAGLMVPGAGVGTGLAMTPVEGPDLADVAGQRAARKALEVAAAGGHHLLLHGPPGAGKTMLAERLSGVLPPLTRRESLEVTAVHSVAGILPPGEPLVRTPPYCAPHHSATMQSLVGGGTGLPRPGAVSLAHRGVLFLDETPEFSGKALDALRQPLESGHVVVARSAGVVRLPARFLMVLAANPCPCGRHTLHGAGCECPPSAVRRYQARLSGPLLDRVDLRVGVEPVDRSDLLGRGGRGESTAAVAARVREARERAAARLEGTPWRVNSEVPGHELRTRWLVAPGALSAAERDMERGLLTARGLDRVLRVAWTVADLAGRDRPQAHDVDLALQLRTGISRGVPVTLGGGGR; encoded by the coding sequence ATGGGGTTCGCCCGTGCGTGTTCGGTGGCGCTGGTGGGCGTCGAGGGCGTGGTGGTCGAGGTCCAGGCCGACCTGGAGCCGGGTGTGGCCGCGTTCACGCTGGTGGGGCTGCCGGACAAGAGCCTGGTGGAGAGCCGGGACCGGGTCAGGGCGGCGGTGGTGAACTCCGGGGCGGAGTGGCCGCAGAAGAAGCTCACGGTGGGGCTCAGCCCGGCGTCCGTGCCCAAGGGCGGCAGCGGTTTCGATCTCGCTGTGGCCATGGCGGTGCTCGGCGCGGCCGAGCGCATCGACCCCAAGGCCATCGCCGATCTGGTGCTGATCGGGGAGCTCGGCCTGGACGGCCGGGTGCGGCCGGTGCGCGGGGTGCTGCCGGCCGTCCTCGCGGCCGCCGAGGCGGGCTACCGGCAGGTGGTCGTCCCCGAACAGACCGCGGGGGAGGCCTCGTTGGTGCCGGGTGTTTCGGTGCTCGGCGTCCGCAGCCTGCGGCAGCTCATCGCCGTACTGACAGATGAACCGGTGCCCGAGGAGGAGGCCGTCCCGGAGGGCAGCCCGGACCCCATGCTGGCCGGGCTGATGGTGCCCGGCGCGGGGGTGGGTACCGGGCTGGCGATGACGCCGGTGGAAGGGCCCGACCTGGCCGACGTCGCCGGGCAGCGCGCGGCGCGCAAGGCGCTGGAGGTCGCGGCGGCGGGCGGCCACCATCTGCTGCTGCACGGTCCGCCCGGCGCGGGCAAGACGATGCTGGCGGAGCGGCTGTCAGGGGTGCTGCCACCACTGACCAGGCGGGAGTCCCTTGAGGTCACAGCCGTCCACTCGGTGGCGGGCATCCTGCCGCCGGGCGAACCCCTGGTGCGTACGCCGCCGTACTGCGCGCCGCACCACTCGGCGACTATGCAGTCGCTCGTCGGCGGCGGAACCGGGCTGCCGAGGCCGGGGGCGGTGTCCCTGGCGCACCGAGGCGTGCTGTTCCTGGACGAGACCCCCGAATTCTCGGGCAAGGCGCTGGACGCTCTGCGGCAGCCGCTCGAATCCGGGCATGTGGTGGTGGCCCGGAGCGCGGGTGTGGTGAGGCTGCCCGCCCGCTTTCTGATGGTCCTCGCGGCCAACCCCTGTCCCTGCGGACGGCACACCCTTCACGGGGCGGGGTGCGAGTGCCCGCCGTCGGCGGTCCGCCGCTATCAGGCGCGGCTGTCGGGACCGCTGCTCGACCGGGTCGATCTGCGGGTCGGGGTGGAGCCGGTGGACCGCAGCGACCTGCTGGGGCGGGGCGGACGCGGCGAGTCGACGGCAGCCGTGGCGGCACGGGTCCGGGAAGCCAGGGAGCGTGCCGCGGCCCGGCTGGAGGGCACCCCCTGGAGGGTCAACAGCGAAGTGCCCGGCCATGAGCTGCGTACGCGCTGGCTCGTGGCGCCCGGGGCGCTGTCCGCCGCCGAGCGGGACATGGAGCGTGGTCTGCTCACCGCCCGTGGCCTGGACCGGGTGCTGCGGGTGGCGTGGACGGTCGCGGACCTCGCCGGGCGGGACAGGCCGCAGGCGCACGACGTCGACCTGGCCCTTCAGCTGCGTACGGGGATCTCGCGGGGTGTGCCCGTGACGCTCGGCGGAGGAGGGCGGTGA
- a CDS encoding site-specific integrase → MAELLEEVLPGCAARTGNPDVRDGQRFVIGPYGRSDLRVNSCLGSSKWRRLAWRTQRDYSYSLMVWLNYLLTIGVNWWDADDEVASEFLFWRVTDPANEDAVETGTFARDLAGLKKFYKLAARFGIVDPFADMDAPRIVRHADVKWLDPGGYARWVDLGIRGFDLHGRPDPWWKGRNDQRDRAFCDGLYGNGLRVSEWASVVLPELPAYDRRRGFFTCELADACAKGGYGHKYWMPRSALRGVLGYVEVARAAAVRRAQAAGRYERIANRRIVLATHGTHSVTMSSADGGSQKEKWNDVGPQTRMLLFRRTSQGLEPVALWLNEDGLPRDIGGWEHTFDVANERIESLGLENFSCTAHMLRHSFALRWYAVGKLIKYARLGHLTDDEQRDFREEVGNTWHLVQTMLGHRSVETTKTVYLEPFQTLEVEALLAHADGFPVTSFMADVFAEHPWVRTDPLAVAR, encoded by the coding sequence GTGGCCGAGCTACTCGAGGAGGTCCTGCCGGGTTGTGCTGCTCGGACGGGGAACCCGGACGTACGCGACGGGCAGCGCTTCGTGATCGGTCCCTACGGACGGTCCGATCTGCGGGTGAACTCGTGCCTGGGCTCGTCGAAGTGGCGGCGACTGGCCTGGCGCACGCAGCGCGATTACTCGTACTCGCTGATGGTGTGGCTGAACTACCTGCTCACGATCGGTGTGAACTGGTGGGACGCCGACGACGAGGTGGCGTCCGAGTTCCTGTTCTGGCGTGTCACGGATCCTGCGAACGAAGACGCGGTGGAGACAGGGACCTTCGCCCGGGATCTCGCAGGGCTGAAGAAGTTCTACAAATTGGCCGCGCGCTTCGGAATCGTTGACCCGTTCGCGGACATGGATGCGCCGCGCATCGTCCGTCACGCGGACGTCAAGTGGCTCGACCCCGGCGGATACGCCCGATGGGTTGACCTGGGAATCCGGGGCTTCGATCTCCACGGCCGGCCGGATCCGTGGTGGAAGGGCCGCAACGACCAGCGGGACCGGGCGTTCTGCGACGGTCTCTACGGTAACGGCCTGCGGGTCTCGGAGTGGGCCAGCGTGGTGCTGCCCGAGCTACCCGCCTACGACCGTCGGCGGGGCTTCTTCACCTGCGAGCTCGCCGATGCCTGCGCGAAGGGCGGCTACGGACACAAGTACTGGATGCCGAGATCAGCCCTGCGCGGGGTGCTGGGTTATGTCGAAGTCGCCAGGGCGGCCGCGGTCCGGCGGGCTCAGGCTGCAGGCCGCTACGAGCGGATCGCCAACCGGCGCATCGTGCTGGCCACCCACGGCACGCATTCGGTGACCATGTCCTCGGCCGACGGCGGTTCCCAGAAGGAGAAGTGGAACGACGTCGGGCCGCAGACCCGGATGCTTCTGTTCCGCCGGACCTCCCAGGGCCTGGAGCCGGTGGCCCTCTGGTTGAACGAGGACGGCCTGCCGCGCGACATCGGCGGTTGGGAGCACACCTTCGACGTCGCGAACGAGCGGATCGAATCGCTCGGACTGGAGAACTTCAGCTGCACCGCCCACATGCTGCGGCACAGCTTCGCGCTGAGGTGGTACGCGGTCGGCAAGCTGATCAAGTACGCACGCCTGGGGCACCTGACGGACGACGAACAGCGCGACTTCCGCGAGGAGGTCGGCAACACCTGGCACCTGGTCCAGACGATGCTCGGGCACCGCAGCGTCGAGACGACAAAAACCGTCTACCTCGAGCCCTTCCAGACGCTGGAGGTGGAAGCGCTGCTGGCCCACGCCGACGGCTTCCCGGTCACGTCGTTCATGGCCGACGTGTTCGCCGAGCATCCGTGGGTCCGCACCGATCCGCTGGCGGTGGCCCGGTGA